In Esox lucius isolate fEsoLuc1 chromosome 6, fEsoLuc1.pri, whole genome shotgun sequence, the following proteins share a genomic window:
- the bmp5 gene encoding bone morphogenetic protein 5, whose translation MRAFIPLNRTTLGLFWSCLGFLYCVHCGISDNHVHSSFIYRRLRNHERREIQREILSILGLPHRPRPFSPGKQASSAPLFMLDLYNAMTTEEEEGLVLQEVTGKGFSGKTNANSRKGFHGSPQAYSRVAQPYRAAPLTSQSPPLTTSQDTNFLNDADMVMSFVNLVEKDKDFSHQRRHFKEFRFDLTLIPDGEAVTAAEFRIYKDRSHARYENITLKVTIHQVIKEYHNKDAETFLLDSKKIKASDGGWLVFDITATSNHWVLNPLQNMGLQLSVETMDGRNINMKSAGIIGRNGPQSKQPFLVSFFKASEVLLRSVRAAGGKKKNYNRNKSVGQPESSRAPKSGDHNTSEQKQACKKHELYVSFRDLGWQDWIIAPEGYAAFYCDGECSFPLNAHMNATNHAIVQTLVHLMFPDNVPKPCCAPTKLNAISVLYFDDSSNVILKKYRNMVVRSCGCH comes from the exons atGAGAGCTTTCATTCCTTTGAACCGGACCACACTTGGACTTTTCTGGAGCTGCTTGGGTTTTCTATACTGCGTTCATTGTGGTATAAGCGACAATCATGTGCATTCTAGCTTTATTTACAGAAGACTGCGTAACCATGAACGGAGAGAGATTCAGAGAGAGATTCTCTCTATTTTGGGTTTACCACATCGTCCAAGGCCCTTTTCTCCAGGAAAACAAGCATCTTCCGCACCGTTGTTCATGCTTGACCTGTACAATGCCATGACCACCGAGGAGGAAGAAGGACTGGTATTACAAGAGGTTACAGGGAAAGGATTCAGCGGGAAGACTAATGCAAACTCACGTAAGGGGTTCCATGGCTCTCCGCAGGCATACTCTCGTGTGGCGCAACCCTACCGCGCTGCCCCTCTGACAAGCCAAAGTCCACCACTCACTACATCGCAAGACACAAACTTTCTCAACGATGCTGATATGGTTATGAGCTTTGTCAACTTAG tggagAAAGACAAAGATTTCTCCCATCAGCGTAGACACTTCAAGGAGTTCCGTTTTGATCTGACTCTGATTCCGGATGGGGAGGCGGTGACTGCTGCTGAGTTTCGGATATATAAAGACCGCAGTCATGCCCGCTATGAGAACATCACCCTGAAGGTCACTATTCACCAGGTCATCAAGGAGTATCACAACAA GGATGCGGAGACATTCTTGTTGGATTCCAAAAAGATCAAGGCCTCTGATGGGGGCTGGCTGGTCTTTGACATCACTGCCACCAGTAACCACTGGGTACTGAACCCATTGCAGAACATGGGCCTGCAGCTTTCTGTGGAAACTATGGACG GACGGAATATCAACATGAAATCGGCGGGCATCATTGGAAGGAATGGGCCACAATCCAAACAGCCATTTCTAGTCTCATTCTTCAAGGCCAGTGAAGTATTGCTACGCTCTGTCAGGGCCGCAGGTGGAAAGAAGAAGAATTACAATCGCAACAAATCTGTTGGTCAACCGGAATCCTCAAGAGCACCCAAAAGTGGAG ATCATAACACAAGTGAACAGAAACAAGCTTGCAAGAAGCATGAACTTTATGTCAGCTTTCGAGACTTGGGGTGGCag GACTGGATTATTGCACCAGAAGGCTATGCTGCTTTTTATTGTGATGGGGAATGTTCCTTCCCACTGAATGCACATATGAATGCAACAAATCACGCCATTGTGCAAACCCTG GTCCATCTGATGTTCCCTGACAATGTGCCAAAGCCATGTTGTGCACCGACCAAGTTGAACGCTATATCTGTCCTGTACTTTGACGACAGCTCAAATGTCATCCTCAAGAAATACAGAAACATGGTCGTCAGGTCATGTGGTTGCCATTAA